A region from the Pelobates fuscus isolate aPelFus1 chromosome 3, aPelFus1.pri, whole genome shotgun sequence genome encodes:
- the PCYOX1L gene encoding prenylcysteine oxidase-like: MVRSASCILSMAALLLLTAPLLQLCTGHQGPSDLPGKIAVVGAGVGGSAVTYFLQQQFGPQVQIDVYEADRIGGRLATLTVNNQLYESGSPSIHSLNLHMQDFVKLLGLRHRRDVAGKSAIFNGDQLVLEETDWYLLNLFRLWWHYGISFLRLQMWVEEVMEKFMRIYKYQAHEYAFSSIEELLRSLGGEHFVNMTQKSVAESLLGVGVTQRFIDDVISAVIKANYGQSVAIPALVGAMSLAGAQGNMWAVEGGNKLVCSGLLKMTKANVLHAKVKAISLHSSEKKPLYEVLYDQEGALGSEFYDLVIVAAPLHKTGYAISFRNFQPPLQPPIDSYHRVVSSIVHGYLNSSYFGFTDPKLFPFSSILSTDSPDSFYHSLENLCPINVTVGFRRKPPQEAAVWRVLSPRPLERRELKTLFKSYYSVQVVEWQAFPSYGSAGSSRTLPPIILHDGLYYSSGVEWAATSVEMSAVAAKNVALLAFNRWFELTEKIDQQDLLHKLKTEL, encoded by the exons ATGGTTCGCTCAGCATCCTGCATCCTCAGCATGGCTGCATTACTCttactgacagcccccctcctccaGCTCTGCACCGGACACCAAGGACCTTCAGATCTCCCTGGCAAGATCG CTGTGGTAGGTGCAGGTGTTGGGGGATCCGCTGTAACCTACTTTCTACAGCAGCAATTTGGCCCCCAGGTGCAGATTGATGTGTATGAAGCGGATCGTATTGGGGGTCGATTGGCCACCCTGACTGTAAATAATCAGCTGTATGAGTCAGGAAGTCCATCAATCCATTCACTGAATCTCCACATGCAGGACTTTGTTAAACTTCTGG GACTCAGACACCGGAGGGACGTAGCTGGTAAGAGCGCCATATTCAATGGTGATCAACTAGTTCTGGAGGAGACAGACTGGTATCTCCTAAATCTTTTTCGTCTGTGGTGGCACTATGGCATCAGCTTTCTGAGGCTGCAGATGTGGGTTGAGGAAGTCATGGAAAAGTTCATGAG gATTTATAAGTACCAGGCACATGAATATGCATTCTCCAGTATAGAGGAGCTGTTGCGCTCACTGGGAGGAGAGCATTTTGTGAATATGACGCAGAAATCTGTTGCAGAATCTTTATTGGGAGTTGGAGTGACACAGCGCTTCATTGACGATGTCATCAGTGCAGTGATTAAAGCCAATTATGGACAATCAGTTGCCATCCCAGCACTAGTGG GGGCCATGTCTTTGGCTGGAGCTCAGGGGAACATGTGGGCCGTGGAAGGAGGTAATAAGTTGGTTTGTTCAGGACTGCTGAAAATGACCAAAGCCAATGTACTCCATGCAAAGGTGAAGGCAATCTCTCTGCACAGCTCAG AGAAGAAACCCCTTTATGAAGTCCTTTATGATCAAGAGGGGGCCCTTGGTTCAGAATTCTATGATCTTGTGATTGTGGCTGCTCCTCTCCACAAGACTGGATACGCTATCTCATTTCGTAATTTTCAGCCTCCTCTCCAGCCCCCCATAGATTCCTACCATCGTGTTGTGTCATCCATTGTTCATGGCTACCTCAATTCATCTTATTTTGGCTTCACCGACCCAAAGCTTTTTCCATTCTCCAGCATTCTTTCCACGGACAGCCCAGACTCGTTCTATCACAGCCTAGAAAATCTGTGCCCCATCAACGTCACTGTTGGTTTTCGAAGGAAGCCCCCACAGGAAGCTGCAGTCTGGAGAGTGCTGTCACCACGACCTCTGGAAAGACGGGAACTAAAAACTCTTTTTAAGTCCTACTACTCAGTTCAGGTAGTAGAATGGCAGGCGTTCCCCAGCTATGGATCCGCAGGCTCTTCACGGACTTTGCCTCCCATTATTCTTCATGACGGCCTTTATTACTCAAGTGGTGTTGAGTGGGCTGCTACCTCTGTGGAAATGAGTGCTGTGGCTGCTAAAAATGTGGCCTTGTTAGCATTCAATCGTTGGTTTGAACTAACCGAAAAAATAGACCAGCAAGATTTGTTACATAAACTAAAAACTGAATTGTAA